The proteins below come from a single Gordonia pseudamarae genomic window:
- a CDS encoding aldehyde dehydrogenase family protein: MTRATTPSKRQTKPAAAVAISPTPGADTVVADLRAVYATRRTRPLAWRLAQLDGLDRLLAEQEPAIAEAMAADLGRNAYDTWFGEIVGTKAEIDIARKNLKRWVRPQRRSLPLIQLPGSARVEFEPLGTVLIIGPWNYPVFLTLSPLVGAVAAGNTVVIKPSELAPKTSELLARILPQYVDGEAIRVVEGDGAGTQALLAQGFDHALFTGGTEIGKKIMEGAAKTLTPVTLELGGKSPVVILSDADLEVAARRILWVKLLNSGQTCIAPDYILVENSVKPAFIDALRKVLAELRAGEPDAQRIVNQRQFARLAGYLESTSGSVVTGGCTDAASISIEPTIIDEPAPTDAVMTEEIFGPILPVLGVANAEAAVAFVNSRPKPLAFYVFTRSRATADRLIRDVPSGGAVVNHVAMHCLVPSLPFGGVGASGMGTYHGRWGFETFSHRKAVLTKTQKPDLRLQYPPYSEFAKKLLRRVL, from the coding sequence ATGACCCGGGCCACGACCCCATCGAAGAGGCAAACGAAGCCGGCTGCCGCGGTGGCAATCAGTCCCACCCCCGGCGCCGACACCGTCGTCGCCGACCTGCGCGCGGTGTACGCCACCCGGCGTACCCGGCCGCTGGCCTGGCGGCTGGCGCAGTTGGACGGCCTGGACCGGCTGCTGGCCGAGCAGGAACCGGCGATCGCCGAGGCCATGGCCGCCGACCTCGGGCGCAATGCCTATGACACGTGGTTCGGTGAGATCGTCGGCACCAAAGCCGAGATCGACATCGCGCGCAAGAACCTCAAGCGGTGGGTGCGCCCGCAGCGCCGGTCGCTGCCGCTGATCCAGCTGCCCGGCTCGGCCCGGGTGGAGTTCGAGCCGCTGGGCACGGTATTGATCATCGGTCCGTGGAACTATCCGGTGTTCCTGACCCTGTCGCCGCTCGTCGGCGCCGTCGCGGCCGGCAACACGGTGGTGATCAAGCCGTCCGAGCTGGCCCCGAAGACCTCTGAGCTGCTGGCCCGCATCCTGCCGCAGTACGTGGACGGCGAGGCCATCCGGGTGGTGGAGGGCGACGGCGCCGGCACTCAGGCCCTGCTCGCGCAGGGCTTCGATCACGCGCTGTTCACCGGCGGCACCGAGATCGGCAAGAAGATCATGGAGGGTGCGGCCAAGACGCTGACGCCGGTCACGCTGGAACTGGGCGGCAAGAGCCCGGTGGTGATCCTGTCCGACGCCGATCTGGAGGTCGCGGCCCGGCGCATCCTGTGGGTCAAGCTGCTCAATTCGGGCCAGACGTGTATCGCACCCGACTATATCCTGGTGGAGAATTCGGTCAAACCGGCGTTCATCGACGCATTGCGCAAGGTGCTCGCCGAACTGCGGGCCGGCGAACCCGACGCGCAGCGCATTGTCAACCAACGCCAGTTCGCTCGTCTGGCAGGCTATCTGGAGTCCACGTCGGGATCTGTGGTGACCGGCGGGTGCACCGACGCCGCGTCGATCTCCATCGAACCCACCATCATCGACGAACCCGCCCCGACCGATGCGGTGATGACCGAGGAGATCTTCGGCCCGATCCTCCCGGTCCTGGGTGTCGCGAATGCCGAGGCCGCGGTGGCATTCGTCAACAGCAGGCCGAAGCCGTTGGCGTTCTATGTGTTCACCCGGTCCAGGGCCACCGCCGACCGGCTGATCCGCGATGTCCCCTCGGGCGGCGCGGTGGTCAATCACGTGGCGATGCACTGCCTGGTGCCGAGCCTGCCGTTCGGCGGGGTGGGCGCGAGCGGCATGGGCACCTATCACGGCAGGTGGGGATTCGAGACGTTCAGCCACCGCAAGGCGGTCCTGACCAAGACCCAAAAGCCCGATCTGAGACTGCAGTACCCGCCGTACAGTGAGTTCGCGAAGAAGCTGCTACGACGCGTCCTCTGA
- a CDS encoding TetR/AcrR family transcriptional regulator codes for MPPRKPRQSPTTDESASKSERTRARILDAAAEVLSHKGYAGMRLTDVAQVAEIQAPAIYYYFDSREDLIEEVMWFGIADMRKHLTVVLDALPDGTDPMERILVAVDTHLRHELEISSYTTASIRNSGQTPDSIRKRQVSEETKYGRIWRELIRAAHDEGAIRPDLDLYITQMLILGALNWAAEWWNPRRGSVEKVVATTQDFVRNALMPHPQDA; via the coding sequence ATGCCGCCCCGGAAGCCCCGCCAGAGTCCGACGACCGACGAGTCCGCGTCCAAGTCCGAACGCACCCGCGCCAGGATTCTCGACGCCGCGGCCGAGGTACTCAGTCACAAGGGTTACGCCGGCATGCGTCTGACCGATGTGGCCCAGGTGGCCGAGATCCAGGCCCCGGCCATCTACTACTATTTCGACTCGCGCGAGGACCTCATCGAGGAGGTCATGTGGTTCGGGATCGCGGACATGCGTAAACACCTCACGGTGGTGCTCGATGCGCTGCCCGACGGCACCGACCCCATGGAGCGGATTCTGGTCGCGGTGGACACCCACCTGCGCCACGAACTGGAGATCTCCTCGTACACCACGGCGTCGATCCGCAATTCCGGGCAGACACCGGACTCTATCCGCAAGCGTCAGGTGAGCGAGGAGACCAAATACGGGCGCATTTGGCGCGAGCTCATCCGCGCCGCCCACGACGAAGGCGCGATCCGCCCCGATCTGGATCTCTACATCACCCAGATGCTGATCCTCGGGGCCCTGAACTGGGCGGCGGAATGGTGGAACCCGCGACGCGGGTCGGTGGAGAAGGTGGTCGCGACCACCCAGGACTTCGTCCGCAACGCACTGATGCCCCATCCTCAGGACGCCTGA
- a CDS encoding TetR/AcrR family transcriptional regulator, producing the protein MADTVRTRGKQRSLDDSEGTIAEDIYTATLRLMETTPYPEISVAQILTGANISRTTFYAYFSSKPAVLRRLLERAMDDIFATVTPFLRNEGRDRPSPEAESPEPVGRALERSIRSVAHSWHTHRTVLRSVALQWPTDPDLREVWLAIAERFIDAGAREIEREQAAGVIASPLPGRTLATTLFWGTERVLHIAGLGVDPALPDEESAVDALITMWRGTLYGDSGPVREKR; encoded by the coding sequence GTGGCCGATACAGTGCGCACCCGCGGAAAACAGCGTTCCCTCGACGACAGCGAGGGAACGATCGCCGAGGACATCTACACCGCGACGCTTCGGCTGATGGAGACGACGCCCTACCCCGAGATCAGCGTCGCGCAGATCCTCACGGGCGCAAACATCTCCCGCACCACGTTCTACGCGTACTTCTCATCCAAACCCGCGGTACTGCGTAGGCTGCTCGAACGCGCGATGGACGATATCTTCGCCACGGTCACGCCGTTCCTGCGCAACGAAGGGCGGGATCGGCCGTCACCCGAAGCCGAATCGCCGGAGCCGGTGGGACGCGCCCTCGAACGCAGCATCCGATCGGTGGCCCACAGCTGGCACACACACCGCACCGTCCTGCGGTCGGTCGCGCTCCAGTGGCCCACCGACCCGGACCTTCGCGAGGTCTGGCTGGCCATCGCCGAGCGCTTCATCGACGCCGGCGCGCGTGAGATCGAACGCGAACAGGCCGCCGGTGTCATCGCCTCGCCCCTGCCCGGACGCACCCTGGCGACCACCCTCTTCTGGGGAACCGAACGCGTCCTGCACATCGCCGGGCTCGGTGTCGATCCGGCGTTGCCCGACGAGGAATCCGCGGTCGACGCACTCATCACGATGTGGCGCGGTACCCTCTACGGCGATTCCGGGCCGGTCCGGGAGAAGCGATAG
- a CDS encoding MlaD family protein, translating into MNRVKAITASGMRTGLSVLAMLALMAVSILYLGSVGLSVTDNHGVRTANLELRETNGLVVGSRVLYRGVPVGKVTKVEPSVTGVAVEWNYKEKYTIPANSGFRVDNLSALGETYLGITPRGAGGPELSDGVRLAASSVEVPTTIDELSARFTRLLEQVNEKKVRTIIDEANTGLVPDRELLGDIANASALLEATIITTRGSLTELLDRFQPLLIKGAEVSDAMAAAGKPFAGFADGLALFVTEGGKSRPTSRDGKDGFIVSTYAPDSLNNQAGPLLTNIQRFLDRSAPDLKILGEAVSPAVTASAATLRTVDLGDLMRTALATAGDGNGLVVTVAG; encoded by the coding sequence ATGAACAGGGTCAAGGCGATCACCGCATCCGGGATGCGGACCGGACTGTCGGTGCTGGCGATGCTGGCGTTGATGGCCGTGTCGATCCTCTATCTCGGCTCGGTCGGCCTGAGCGTCACCGACAACCACGGTGTGCGAACGGCGAACCTGGAACTGCGCGAGACCAACGGCCTGGTGGTCGGATCGCGTGTGCTGTACCGAGGTGTTCCCGTCGGCAAGGTGACCAAGGTCGAACCGTCGGTGACCGGAGTCGCCGTCGAGTGGAACTACAAGGAGAAGTACACGATTCCCGCGAACTCCGGGTTCCGGGTCGACAATCTGTCGGCACTCGGCGAGACCTATCTGGGGATCACCCCGCGCGGCGCCGGCGGACCGGAACTGTCCGACGGGGTACGCCTGGCGGCCTCGAGTGTTGAGGTACCCACGACCATCGACGAACTGTCGGCACGGTTCACCCGGCTGCTCGAGCAGGTCAACGAGAAGAAGGTCCGCACGATCATCGACGAGGCCAACACCGGTCTGGTGCCCGACCGCGAACTGCTCGGCGACATCGCCAATGCCAGTGCTCTTCTGGAAGCGACGATCATCACCACGCGCGGTTCGCTGACCGAGTTGCTCGACCGGTTCCAGCCGCTGCTCATCAAGGGCGCCGAGGTGAGCGACGCGATGGCGGCAGCCGGGAAACCGTTCGCCGGGTTCGCCGACGGCCTGGCCCTGTTCGTCACCGAGGGCGGCAAGAGCAGACCGACCAGCCGGGACGGCAAGGACGGATTCATCGTCTCCACCTACGCCCCGGACTCGCTGAACAATCAGGCCGGACCGTTGCTGACCAACATTCAGCGGTTCCTGGATCGATCCGCCCCGGACCTGAAGATTCTGGGTGAGGCCGTCTCACCCGCGGTGACCGCGAGCGCCGCCACACTGCGGACCGTTGATCTCGGTGACCTGATGCGCACGGCATTGGCCACCGCGGGAGACGGAAACGGTCTGGTCGTCACGGTGGCGGGCTGA
- a CDS encoding MlaD family protein, with the protein MRPSADRPRRVRGLGRIWGFVAAAAMIAAFSGCSLNPSDMASSIRSSGGGKTLTLQFTNTLNMPEGADVTLNGLRVGSVKDVVLRRGYVDVTATVDDVRISADATAAIRQSTVLGDPYVSIRASGTGPELAESTIPLAGTISPPALEDTLVVLANFVNAGSIQDMQDVIRSVNAALPEIKQTQRVANIAAVDLRSVARDTSRIDTLIKGLNDTSKTVIPRLPKIEEMFNPAGMHYWDQMSRLFGNIGIVLPSIGSVFEGGFWLVPMLDSLNDTADTLVGVGTAIGENDALIRKFLTENLQPFMKKPGLDIVSLRTPEGQNVITDMVRLLKMLGAVR; encoded by the coding sequence ATGAGACCGAGCGCAGACAGGCCACGCCGCGTGCGAGGCCTCGGACGCATCTGGGGATTCGTGGCCGCAGCCGCGATGATCGCCGCATTCAGCGGATGTTCGCTCAACCCCTCGGACATGGCATCGTCGATCCGCTCGTCGGGCGGCGGCAAGACGCTCACACTGCAGTTCACCAACACCTTGAACATGCCCGAGGGCGCCGATGTCACCCTCAACGGGCTGCGCGTGGGATCGGTGAAGGATGTGGTGCTGCGCCGCGGCTACGTCGATGTGACCGCCACCGTCGACGACGTACGGATCTCCGCCGATGCGACGGCCGCCATCCGGCAGAGCACCGTCCTGGGCGATCCGTACGTGTCGATCCGGGCATCGGGCACAGGTCCGGAGCTGGCCGAGAGCACCATTCCGCTGGCCGGCACGATCTCGCCGCCGGCGCTCGAGGACACTCTCGTCGTCCTGGCGAACTTCGTGAACGCGGGCAGCATTCAGGACATGCAGGACGTCATTCGTTCGGTCAACGCCGCCCTGCCCGAGATCAAGCAAACACAGCGGGTGGCCAACATCGCGGCCGTCGACCTCAGGAGCGTGGCCCGGGACACTTCCCGGATCGACACCCTGATAAAGGGTTTGAACGACACGAGCAAGACGGTGATCCCGCGCCTGCCGAAGATCGAGGAGATGTTCAACCCGGCCGGCATGCACTACTGGGACCAGATGTCGCGGTTGTTCGGCAATATCGGCATCGTTCTGCCGAGTATCGGCAGCGTGTTCGAGGGCGGCTTCTGGCTGGTACCGATGCTGGACTCGCTCAACGACACCGCCGACACATTGGTGGGTGTGGGGACGGCGATCGGGGAGAACGACGCGCTGATCCGGAAGTTCCTCACCGAGAATCTGCAGCCGTTCATGAAGAAACCAGGCCTGGATATTGTGTCGTTGCGGACCCCCGAGGGGCAGAACGTGATCACCGACATGGTCCGGCTGCTCAAGATGCTGGGAGCGGTGCGATGA
- a CDS encoding MlaD family protein — protein sequence MAKKSWITLLALICVPATVVSMIVMSGRNNSSQRTGFCAMLPDTIGLYVGNAVTRMGYQVGKITSIKPYPDAVRVQFSMETRWSVPADVKAVTRSKSILADRSLELVGDSAGARLAPDACISVQDSYTPKSISQITGSAADLIDAIAPDGDTRAVEGSINELAQALDGTGPTLANLMKTAGRAAKNPESTISDIGSIILNTAPLTTDVLNQWSDVASIITKLAPAAQVGADILWPGAVHMIYGMQPVLLAIYKFEPRYGKELYDFLDGAPPSIHVAATQSGKISRALQSLPVLATTASLVTVKNKGAGISIAVPQIRVQTSAPKTFCRGLNRARAGSCVPEQNSSRLVRVDALDLLVAGGVR from the coding sequence ATGGCGAAAAAATCATGGATCACACTGCTCGCACTGATCTGTGTGCCGGCCACCGTGGTGTCGATGATCGTGATGTCCGGGCGCAACAACTCCTCGCAACGGACCGGGTTCTGCGCGATGCTGCCCGACACCATCGGCCTGTACGTCGGGAACGCCGTCACCCGGATGGGATATCAGGTCGGCAAGATCACCTCGATCAAGCCGTATCCGGACGCGGTGCGGGTGCAGTTCAGTATGGAAACGCGCTGGTCGGTGCCCGCCGACGTCAAGGCGGTCACCCGGTCCAAGTCGATCCTCGCCGACCGATCGCTGGAACTGGTAGGCGATTCCGCCGGAGCGAGGCTGGCACCGGATGCCTGCATTTCGGTCCAGGACTCGTACACACCGAAAAGCATTTCCCAGATCACCGGCTCGGCGGCCGATCTGATCGACGCGATCGCCCCGGACGGCGACACCCGCGCGGTGGAGGGCTCGATCAATGAGCTGGCCCAAGCGCTCGACGGTACCGGACCGACCCTGGCGAATCTGATGAAAACCGCGGGGAGAGCGGCGAAGAACCCTGAATCGACCATCTCCGACATCGGTTCGATCATTCTCAATACGGCACCGTTGACCACAGACGTCCTGAACCAGTGGTCCGACGTGGCCTCGATCATCACCAAACTGGCGCCGGCGGCCCAGGTCGGTGCCGACATCCTGTGGCCGGGTGCGGTACACATGATCTACGGAATGCAACCCGTACTCCTGGCGATCTACAAGTTCGAGCCACGCTACGGAAAAGAACTGTACGACTTCCTCGACGGTGCCCCGCCGAGCATCCACGTCGCCGCGACACAGTCGGGCAAGATCAGCCGAGCGCTCCAGTCACTGCCGGTCCTGGCCACCACGGCCTCGCTGGTCACGGTGAAGAACAAGGGTGCGGGGATCAGCATCGCTGTCCCGCAGATCCGGGTTCAGACCTCGGCGCCCAAGACGTTCTGCCGCGGCCTGAACAGGGCGCGCGCGGGATCGTGTGTTCCGGAACAAAATTCGAGCAGACTGGTGCGGGTTGATGCGCTGGATCTGCTGGTGGCGGGAGGCGTGCGATGA
- a CDS encoding MlaD family protein has product MRRFQERLTNNDLLAGALVVAVIAIVVAGVSYFYLAPPGRQSVTFTTRDAAAVTGGEDVRVAGISVGKVSSVELRDKDVKVTVELDDTVRVGNRTRVKVQLLTAVGGYFVALQPSGPVSQDSRTITPDRVTVPYTVADILQELPRVTDNVTGAPVDQSMVQVADGVGRNTAAFRNAMDGLQTVATIMDRQKGQVESILSMAGQYTGTFAKSRDFVMELVRKVNVALSQYYTYRYGFSEAFRQLGGVLERLGVLTQFYLNHEYEFDNGVVGLRDLAKRLETSTQSVIDRLEPMRDQLMRLVGDGKHKSSDQFVIDASAMCLPVPGRTC; this is encoded by the coding sequence ATGAGAAGGTTCCAGGAGCGTCTGACGAACAACGATCTGCTCGCCGGAGCGCTGGTGGTGGCGGTGATCGCCATCGTCGTCGCGGGGGTGTCGTACTTCTACCTGGCCCCGCCCGGCCGCCAGAGCGTCACATTCACCACCCGCGACGCGGCCGCGGTCACCGGCGGAGAAGACGTGCGGGTCGCCGGTATCTCGGTGGGCAAGGTGAGTTCGGTCGAACTGCGGGACAAGGACGTCAAGGTGACCGTCGAACTCGACGACACGGTCCGGGTGGGCAACCGCACTCGGGTGAAGGTGCAACTGCTGACCGCTGTCGGCGGCTACTTCGTCGCGCTCCAGCCCTCGGGCCCGGTGTCGCAGGACAGCCGCACGATCACACCCGACCGGGTGACCGTGCCCTACACCGTCGCCGACATCCTCCAGGAACTGCCCAGGGTGACCGACAATGTGACCGGAGCGCCGGTCGATCAATCGATGGTCCAGGTGGCCGACGGCGTCGGACGCAACACCGCCGCCTTCCGCAACGCCATGGACGGACTGCAGACGGTGGCCACGATCATGGACCGGCAGAAGGGACAGGTCGAGTCGATCCTGTCGATGGCCGGTCAGTACACGGGCACCTTTGCCAAGAGTCGAGACTTTGTGATGGAACTGGTCCGCAAGGTGAATGTGGCACTGTCGCAGTACTATACGTATCGCTACGGGTTCTCCGAGGCGTTCCGCCAACTCGGCGGCGTCCTGGAGCGGCTCGGTGTGCTCACGCAGTTCTACCTCAATCACGAGTACGAGTTCGACAACGGCGTCGTCGGCCTGCGAGACCTGGCCAAGCGGCTGGAAACCTCGACGCAATCGGTGATCGACAGGCTCGAACCGATGCGCGATCAGCTCATGCGGCTGGTGGGCGACGGAAAACACAAATCGAGTGACCAGTTCGTGATCGACGCGTCGGCCATGTGCCTGCCGGTACCGGGAAGGACCTGCTGA
- a CDS encoding MlaD family protein has product MGGQLAGSIRVIRPLWKLIVAALAALVLYFVIANGITAPYSGSTREYSADFTDATGLRPNADVRIRGVKVGKVTGVELQQTDDNSAVAKVEFTVNQDHSLTTESKAAVRYANLSGVRYLDVTGADGRGERVRHLPTANTVSSFDVTELFNGLQPVLQTLSPEEINDFSNNALTVLQGDGSGLAPLLKSVDELSRYTANREKTISTLVGNMARISDSLGGTSPQILQFLKEIEVPIDSVLTVLDEFRKADKYGPPLMTVLNQLMAAIGLQTTTDLDQELARAFPDINNMWKSMDLFPSVVESMQLPAIASEKTNKCSKGELPLPELGQILVNGSGAVVCRA; this is encoded by the coding sequence ATGGGCGGGCAACTGGCGGGAAGCATCCGCGTCATCCGGCCGCTGTGGAAGCTGATCGTCGCCGCGCTGGCCGCCCTCGTCCTGTACTTCGTGATCGCCAACGGGATCACCGCCCCGTACAGCGGCTCGACCCGCGAGTACAGTGCCGACTTCACCGATGCCACCGGGTTGCGGCCCAACGCCGACGTCCGTATCCGCGGCGTCAAGGTCGGCAAGGTCACCGGAGTCGAACTACAACAGACCGATGACAACTCGGCGGTGGCCAAGGTCGAGTTCACCGTGAACCAGGATCACTCGCTGACCACCGAGTCCAAGGCCGCCGTGCGCTACGCCAACCTCTCCGGCGTCCGGTACCTCGACGTGACCGGCGCCGACGGTCGCGGCGAGCGGGTGCGGCACCTGCCCACGGCGAACACGGTGTCCTCGTTCGATGTCACCGAACTGTTCAACGGCCTGCAACCGGTTCTGCAGACACTGAGCCCGGAGGAGATCAACGACTTCTCCAACAACGCGCTGACGGTGCTGCAAGGGGACGGAAGTGGGTTGGCCCCGCTGCTCAAGAGCGTCGACGAACTGAGCCGATACACCGCGAACCGTGAGAAGACGATCTCCACCCTCGTCGGCAACATGGCGCGGATCTCGGACAGTCTGGGCGGAACCTCGCCGCAGATCCTGCAGTTCCTCAAGGAGATCGAGGTGCCGATCGATTCGGTGCTGACCGTGCTCGACGAGTTCCGCAAGGCCGACAAGTACGGTCCGCCCCTGATGACGGTGCTCAACCAGCTGATGGCCGCGATCGGATTGCAGACCACCACCGATCTGGATCAGGAACTGGCCCGGGCATTCCCCGATATCAACAACATGTGGAAGTCGATGGACCTGTTCCCGAGCGTCGTGGAGAGCATGCAATTGCCGGCGATCGCGTCGGAGAAGACCAACAAATGTTCCAAAGGAGAACTGCCCTTGCCCGAGCTAGGCCAGATTCTGGTGAACGGCAGTGGGGCGGTCGTATGTCGCGCATGA
- a CDS encoding MlaD family protein produces the protein MVSGFLVGSDHARRATMRKTGLIGVIVAIAVALLFAFVIPAITPKNKDLMTVDINTAAVGSGVEHGTEVMLRGAAVGRVSHLKVNEDGSSRVTVELSKRLVEGMGEDFAVDFRPKNYFGITGITITDPGSGRAAPLRDGARVERRDAADYSMATMIERGSDVANGTLVDETITVIERMLSYSKAFEPLMHTGVVFADVVAKTQAHTPAYLLDRYNDIVTALPPFADGALAGLTSFYDSDIRLSGDTVQNNFTNTLQAISDNFFSMVGRLLKSNEANLLPWVNIIKEVGTVLPAIGEGTVTTTTVRDLMTRLNGAFGPGRDGGRNLKVNLAIEQLPSFAGPVIGLPIKAGR, from the coding sequence ATGGTCTCAGGATTTCTGGTCGGTTCCGACCATGCGCGCCGGGCGACGATGCGAAAGACCGGGCTGATCGGGGTGATCGTCGCGATTGCCGTGGCGCTGCTGTTCGCCTTCGTGATTCCCGCGATCACCCCGAAGAACAAGGATCTGATGACGGTGGACATCAACACCGCGGCCGTGGGGTCGGGCGTCGAACACGGTACCGAGGTGATGCTGCGGGGTGCGGCCGTGGGCCGGGTCAGTCATCTCAAGGTCAACGAGGACGGCAGCTCCCGCGTCACCGTCGAACTGAGCAAACGTCTGGTCGAGGGAATGGGCGAGGACTTCGCGGTGGACTTCCGGCCGAAGAACTACTTCGGGATCACCGGGATCACCATCACCGACCCGGGAAGCGGCCGGGCCGCGCCGCTGCGGGACGGGGCACGGGTGGAGCGCCGGGACGCGGCCGACTACTCGATGGCGACGATGATCGAGCGGGGTTCGGATGTGGCCAACGGCACGCTGGTGGATGAGACGATCACGGTGATCGAACGAATGCTGTCCTACAGCAAGGCGTTCGAGCCGCTGATGCACACCGGTGTGGTGTTCGCCGACGTGGTGGCCAAGACGCAGGCGCACACCCCGGCCTATCTGCTCGACCGATACAACGACATAGTCACCGCGCTGCCACCGTTCGCCGACGGGGCGCTCGCGGGCCTGACGTCCTTCTACGACAGCGACATCCGGCTCTCGGGCGACACGGTGCAGAACAACTTCACCAACACATTGCAGGCGATCTCGGACAACTTCTTCTCCATGGTGGGCAGGTTGCTCAAATCCAACGAGGCAAACCTGCTGCCCTGGGTGAACATCATCAAGGAGGTAGGCACGGTGCTGCCGGCGATCGGGGAGGGGACAGTGACCACCACGACCGTGCGGGATCTGATGACCCGGCTCAACGGGGCATTCGGCCCCGGCCGTGACGGAGGCAGGAATCTCAAGGTCAACCTGGCCATCGAGCAGCTGCCATCGTTCGCCGGGCCGGTCATCGGCCTGCCGATCAAGGCGGGTCGCTGA
- a CDS encoding ABC transporter permease, which produces MAQPSTHTADHAVTRVGRWLSTSVFAIGEGIGRWILFTVQTIVHLPYTLRHYRKQTTKTMNSMAWGRGSIIVDGGVIPLLIILGIAIGVAVAIEAYNTLNLIGFGPLTGVIGAFLNIREMGPIMTGIGFAAQVGCRMTAEIGSMRIAEEIDATETLGIRSIPFVVGTRLVGGMLCVIPGYLLSLAIGFLTASTFVKYVQGAPEGTYDHYFSQFLDPVEVFYSLVKAVTFCAVITIIHCYYGFFASGGPEGVGRACGRAIRASLVMTIVMNLVMTILLWGLHPDLVFKG; this is translated from the coding sequence ATGGCACAGCCGAGCACACATACGGCAGATCACGCGGTCACCCGCGTCGGTCGATGGTTGTCCACCAGTGTCTTCGCCATCGGCGAGGGCATAGGCCGGTGGATCCTGTTCACGGTCCAGACCATCGTGCACCTGCCGTACACGTTGCGTCACTATCGCAAGCAGACCACCAAGACCATGAACAGCATGGCCTGGGGGCGCGGATCGATCATCGTCGACGGCGGCGTCATCCCGCTCCTGATCATCCTCGGTATCGCCATCGGTGTGGCCGTCGCGATCGAGGCCTACAACACACTCAATCTCATCGGATTCGGTCCGCTCACCGGTGTGATCGGAGCGTTCCTCAACATCCGTGAGATGGGTCCGATCATGACCGGCATCGGTTTCGCGGCCCAGGTCGGCTGCCGGATGACCGCCGAGATCGGTTCGATGCGGATCGCCGAGGAGATCGACGCCACCGAAACCCTGGGCATCAGGTCCATCCCGTTCGTGGTGGGCACCCGCCTGGTCGGTGGCATGCTCTGCGTCATCCCCGGCTACCTGCTGAGTCTGGCGATCGGCTTCCTCACGGCCAGCACGTTTGTCAAGTATGTACAAGGTGCGCCCGAAGGTACTTACGATCACTATTTCAGTCAGTTTCTCGACCCGGTTGAAGTGTTCTATTCGCTGGTCAAAGCGGTGACATTCTGTGCGGTGATCACCATTATCCATTGCTACTACGGGTTTTTCGCCTCCGGCGGGCCCGAAGGGGTGGGCCGTGCGTGTGGGCGGGCCATCCGGGCGAGTCTGGTCATGACCATCGTGATGAATCTTGTGATGACGATCCTGCTGTGGGGTCTGCATCCGGATCTGGTTTTCAAGGGGTAG
- a CDS encoding MlaE family ABC transporter permease, with product MDRAMEGVVTWVTTVPRNSLATIGRAAQLAVQVIWYAITGIARMRIPVVETLEQAWFLLTVTALPAVLIALPFGTEISIQVGAVVNQVGAKSLAGAASGIGVISQGAPIAAGLLMGGAAASAIAADLGARSIREEIDAMRVMGVNPVQRLVLPRLLAILLIAPILCVVIVASAVAAGFSLAVSINGVIPGSFWQSFGAFATTTDFYFAILKTMLFGMEVVIIASLRGLEAKGGPRGVADAVNASVVLGFIAVFITNLLTTQIQSMFFPSAVG from the coding sequence ATGGACCGGGCGATGGAGGGGGTCGTCACATGGGTGACCACGGTACCGAGAAATTCGCTGGCGACCATCGGGCGAGCCGCCCAATTGGCTGTCCAGGTGATCTGGTACGCGATCACCGGTATCGCACGAATGCGCATACCTGTGGTGGAAACCCTTGAGCAGGCATGGTTCCTGCTGACGGTCACCGCCCTGCCCGCCGTGCTCATCGCACTGCCCTTCGGCACCGAGATCTCCATCCAGGTCGGCGCCGTGGTCAATCAGGTCGGCGCCAAATCGCTGGCCGGCGCGGCCAGCGGCATCGGGGTCATCTCCCAGGGCGCGCCGATCGCGGCGGGCCTGCTCATGGGCGGCGCGGCGGCATCGGCCATCGCGGCCGACCTCGGCGCCCGCTCCATCCGTGAAGAGATCGACGCGATGCGGGTGATGGGTGTCAATCCCGTTCAGCGCCTGGTGCTGCCGCGGTTGCTGGCGATCCTGCTCATCGCTCCTATTCTCTGTGTGGTGATCGTGGCCTCGGCCGTGGCCGCGGGCTTTTCACTGGCGGTGTCGATCAACGGGGTCATCCCGGGAAGCTTCTGGCAGTCATTCGGCGCGTTCGCCACGACCACCGACTTCTACTTCGCGATTCTCAAGACGATGTTGTTCGGGATGGAGGTCGTGATCATCGCCAGCCTGCGCGGACTGGAAGCCAAGGGCGGGCCACGGGGCGTGGCCGACGCGGTGAACGCATCGGTGGTGCTGGGCTTTATCGCCGTGTTCATCACCAACCTGCTCACCACGCAGATCCAATCGATGTTCTTTCCGAGCGCGGTCGGGTGA